The sequence CTTCTTCAATCTCTTTGCTGTTTTTCTTCTCTATAGCTTCTGTTAATTCAGAAATTTCTTCTTTAACTTTATCGATGATTCCGTCCGTTTCACTCCATTCAAAACCAACCCCTGCAACTCTTTGCTGAATACGAAGACTACGTAAAAGGGCACTATAATTTCTTGGAATTCCATCAAGAAGGCTTTTCTTGTTTTCCTTTTTCTTTTTAATTAATTCCCAGTTTCTTTCAACTTCATCAGCATCTTGAACTTTTACATCTGAGAAAATATGAGGATGTCTACTCACTAATTTATCTGATATGGTGTTACAAATATCATCGAAATTAAAATTTCCCACTTCATCAGCTACTTGAGCATGAAAGACTATTTGAAGAAGTAAATCGCCTAATTCTGTCTTAAGTTCGTTTATATTTCCACCATCAATAGCGTCCATAACTTCATAGGTTTCTTCTAGGACATATTTTTTAAGAGATTGATGGGTCTGTTTGAGATCCCATGGACACCCATTTTCAGGATTCCGTAACTCCTTCATAATTTCAATAAGTCTATCTATTCCTGAATTCTTTAACAATCAAATCCTCCATTCTTCTTTTTGGAACATGGTGAATACCATTTTCATCCCTGTAATATTTTATATTGTTATCTATTACATCATCTACTACAACTTTTTCAGCTGGTTCCCCCAAGGCAATTACTGTTACAATTTCATAATCAGTTTGTAAGCATTTCTTCAGTTGTTCTCTGTCTATACTCAAAAAAATGCATCCTCCATATCCCTTAGAAGTTGCGTTTAGTAACAGTGCTTCACTAGCAATACCAATATCAAACCAGGTTTGAGGAGTTGAGATTTCCTCCGTTACAGCAATAACATAAGATGTAGGTCTCTCATTCACTTTAGGACCATCCCATGCTTTAAGGTAACCAGCCCACATGAGACACTTGAAAATATCTTCACAGATTCCTGAATCTTTTACAGTGATATATCGTAGTTTTTGTAGATTAGCAGCCGAAGCAGTAAATCTTACACTTTCTATAATATTGTCAAAATCTTGATCCGGTATCTGCTTTTGGGTAAATTTTCTCACTGTACGATTCTTTTTTATTATCTCCAGCATATTACCTCCTATTGATAATTTTTTTTATCAAAAAACCTTTCTCGTTTCGCTGTCTAAGGATAAAAATACCACTTGGAAGGTCATTGTAATTTCCTTTAAATGGTAATTTTTGCCCGGATATATTGTAAAGTTCTATACTTTTTCCTAATAAGTCAAAGTTTATTTGATTTGAATAATTTTCTTCATGTATTGGATTAAATCCTGTAATTTGATCTGAAATATTTTTTAATGTTTCTG is a genomic window of Candidatus Delongbacteria bacterium containing:
- the mazG gene encoding nucleoside triphosphate pyrophosphohydrolase, which translates into the protein MKELRNPENGCPWDLKQTHQSLKKYVLEETYEVMDAIDGGNINELKTELGDLLLQIVFHAQVADEVGNFNFDDICNTISDKLVSRHPHIFSDVKVQDADEVERNWELIKKKKENKKSLLDGIPRNYSALLRSLRIQQRVAGVGFEWSETDGIIDKVKEEISELTEAIEKKNSKEIEEELGDLFFILVNLAKRYEVDPEEALQKTNDKFTKRFGFIENTLESRNETFEGKSLEYLDNIWDEAKEYFRGISVNSENK
- a CDS encoding nitroreductase family protein, translating into MLEIIKKNRTVRKFTQKQIPDQDFDNIIESVRFTASAANLQKLRYITVKDSGICEDIFKCLMWAGYLKAWDGPKVNERPTSYVIAVTEEISTPQTWFDIGIASEALLLNATSKGYGGCIFLSIDREQLKKCLQTDYEIVTVIALGEPAEKVVVDDVIDNNIKYYRDENGIHHVPKRRMEDLIVKEFRNR